In Hymenobacter sublimis, a single genomic region encodes these proteins:
- a CDS encoding glycoside hydrolase family 13 protein, giving the protein MISARFLPLLAGTLLATTAPALASAPAAPIATAAPAAKAAGIQRIDPTFWWVGMKNPKLQLLVHGPGIASSTATLKAYEGVTLDGVQKLESPNYLLLNLTISPAAKPGKLQLEFKGDKKQTYSYELRQRTTPGDKSKVQGLTQQDFIYFLMPDRFSNGDPKNDYFKDMRAPKVARDSMYARHGGDLKGIENHFDYLKSLGATAIWMTPVTENDMPKASYHGYALTDYYNTDRRYGTLQEYKQFVDRAHQNGLKVVHDVVLNHMGSKNYLFLDQPAKDWFNQWPKFTRSNYNSSALNDPYGSELDRSLYNRGWFDTTMPDVNQSNPLVATYLIQNFLWWVEYTGLDAYRIDTYPYSDPKFLMQWGQALNEEFPNLFKFGEAWVGSTAQQAFFARNIFQPVDGFKSNLESVFDFQSQGAIHDALRGDNGNMNRLYEALQGDWMYEDASRNVTFLDNHDMSRFYSVIGEDFAKYKMGVAWLLTTRGIPQLYYGTEVLMKNFSNPDGLVREDFPGGFAGDQKNYFTAAGRTGQAGEAFTYLSTLANYRKTHPVVATGKLMQFIPQDGVYTYFRYNDQGQAVMVMLNGSKDEKTVDGARFAERTNGFSSGTEITTGATLGSLSSFKIPARTAWVVELKK; this is encoded by the coding sequence ATGATTTCTGCCCGATTCCTGCCCCTGCTGGCTGGCACTCTGCTAGCCACCACTGCCCCGGCCTTGGCCAGCGCGCCCGCCGCCCCCATTGCTACCGCCGCCCCGGCCGCTAAGGCCGCCGGCATTCAGCGCATCGACCCGACCTTTTGGTGGGTGGGTATGAAAAACCCCAAGCTGCAACTGTTGGTGCACGGCCCCGGCATTGCCAGCAGCACTGCTACCCTCAAGGCCTACGAGGGCGTAACCCTGGACGGGGTGCAGAAGCTGGAAAGCCCCAATTACTTGCTCCTCAACCTTACCATCAGTCCCGCGGCCAAGCCCGGCAAGCTGCAGCTGGAGTTTAAGGGCGACAAAAAGCAGACCTACAGCTACGAGCTGCGCCAGCGCACTACCCCCGGCGACAAATCCAAAGTGCAGGGCCTGACCCAGCAGGATTTCATCTACTTCCTGATGCCGGACCGCTTCTCGAACGGCGACCCGAAAAACGACTACTTCAAGGACATGCGTGCCCCCAAAGTAGCCCGCGACTCCATGTACGCCCGCCACGGCGGCGACCTGAAAGGCATCGAAAACCACTTCGACTACCTTAAGAGCTTGGGTGCCACGGCCATCTGGATGACGCCGGTGACGGAAAACGACATGCCCAAGGCCAGCTACCACGGCTACGCCCTCACCGACTACTACAACACGGACCGCCGTTACGGCACCCTGCAGGAGTACAAGCAGTTCGTGGACCGCGCCCACCAGAACGGGCTGAAAGTGGTGCACGACGTGGTGCTCAACCACATGGGTAGCAAAAACTACTTGTTCCTGGACCAGCCCGCCAAGGATTGGTTTAACCAGTGGCCCAAGTTTACGCGCAGCAACTACAACTCCTCGGCCCTCAACGACCCCTACGGCTCGGAGCTGGACCGTAGCCTCTACAACCGCGGCTGGTTCGACACCACCATGCCCGATGTGAACCAGAGCAACCCGCTGGTAGCTACCTACCTGATTCAGAACTTCCTGTGGTGGGTGGAGTACACCGGCCTCGACGCCTACCGCATCGACACCTACCCGTATTCTGACCCCAAGTTCCTGATGCAGTGGGGCCAGGCCCTGAACGAGGAGTTTCCGAACCTGTTCAAGTTTGGGGAGGCTTGGGTGGGTAGCACGGCTCAGCAGGCCTTCTTCGCCCGCAACATCTTCCAGCCCGTAGATGGGTTTAAGTCCAATCTGGAGTCGGTGTTTGACTTTCAGTCGCAGGGGGCTATTCACGACGCGCTACGGGGCGACAATGGTAACATGAACCGGCTGTACGAAGCCTTGCAGGGCGACTGGATGTACGAGGACGCGAGCCGCAACGTGACCTTCCTCGACAACCACGACATGAGCCGCTTCTACTCCGTGATAGGGGAGGACTTCGCCAAGTACAAGATGGGCGTGGCCTGGCTGCTGACTACCCGCGGCATTCCCCAGCTCTACTACGGCACGGAGGTGCTGATGAAGAACTTCTCGAACCCCGACGGGCTGGTGCGCGAGGACTTCCCCGGCGGCTTTGCCGGCGACCAGAAAAACTACTTCACGGCCGCCGGCCGCACGGGCCAGGCCGGTGAGGCTTTCACCTACCTGAGCACCCTGGCCAACTACCGCAAAACGCACCCGGTAGTGGCTACCGGCAAGCTCATGCAGTTCATCCCACAGGACGGCGTGTACACCTACTTCCGCTACAACGACCAGGGCCAGGCCGTGATGGTGATGCTTAACGGCAGCAAGGACGAGAAAACCGTGGATGGCGCCCGGTTTGCCGAGCGCACCAACGGCTTCAGCTCTGGCACCGAAATTACTACCGGCGCTACCCTGGGTAGCCTCAGCAGCTTCAAGATTCCGGCCCGCACGGCGTGGGTGGTGGAGCTGAAAAAGTAA
- a CDS encoding SDR family oxidoreductase, translated as MTDLTDQVAIVTGASRGIGRATALLLALQGAKVVAVARSAEELEELNTKTQGLAIPADVADEADADHVVAETLSRFGRLDILVCNAGVGSFNLLENMESAEWDRIFDVNVKGTFLMCKAVVPHFKAQGHGHVVAIASDVARRTFEHGTVYGASKSAQDALLGSLRKEVRPHGVKVSTIYPGLVDTYFNESKPGGVEAEKTHLKPSDVAQAVRYVLEAPAHVVVDELMLHPITQEW; from the coding sequence ATGACCGACCTGACCGATCAAGTAGCCATTGTTACGGGTGCCAGCCGCGGCATCGGCCGCGCTACGGCCCTGCTGCTGGCCCTGCAGGGTGCCAAAGTGGTGGCCGTGGCCCGCAGCGCTGAGGAACTGGAAGAGCTTAACACCAAAACCCAGGGCCTGGCCATTCCGGCCGATGTGGCCGATGAGGCCGACGCCGACCATGTGGTGGCGGAAACGCTGAGCCGCTTCGGCCGCCTCGACATTCTGGTGTGCAATGCCGGTGTAGGCTCGTTTAACCTGCTGGAAAACATGGAGTCGGCGGAGTGGGACCGGATATTTGATGTGAACGTGAAGGGCACCTTCCTGATGTGCAAGGCCGTGGTGCCCCACTTCAAGGCCCAGGGCCACGGCCACGTGGTAGCCATTGCCTCTGATGTAGCCCGCCGCACCTTTGAGCACGGCACCGTATACGGGGCTAGCAAATCGGCCCAAGATGCGCTGCTGGGCTCCTTGCGTAAGGAAGTGCGGCCCCACGGCGTGAAAGTCAGCACCATCTACCCCGGCCTGGTTGATACTTATTTCAACGAGTCGAAGCCCGGCGGCGTGGAAGCGGAGAAAACCCACCTCAAGCCCTCCGACGTGGCCCAAGCCGTGCGCTACGTGCTGGAAGCTCCGGCCCACGTGGTGGTTGACGAACTGATGCTGCACCCCATAACTCAGGAGTGGTGA
- a CDS encoding alpha-amylase family glycosyl hydrolase, whose product MKLLLLPVAALSAGLALLSPSLSTAPTPVPVADLLPPSDPNTTDEQPQDHKLVIYQLMTRLFGNKTAVNKPYGTLQENGVGKFNDINNTALQAIRKMGASHVWFTGVLEHATMTDYTKHGIALDDADVVKGRAGSPYAIKDYYDVDPDLAVNVKNRMQEFEALVKRTHDNNLKVIIDFIPNHVARTYKSDARPKGVVDLGEKDNTTKAFLPNNNFYYLPGKSFVVPAGYNPLGPLTGPREDKKFQEVPAKATGNDVFSEAPKVDDWFETIKLNYGVDYQNGRAKHFTPTPDTWLKMRDILIFWTKKNVDGFRCDMAEMVPVEFWAWVIPELKKVNPNLIFIGEAYDAKTYRMYIEQGHFDYLYDKVGLYDGLRRLMRGEGTTDDITKVWKEESRGFSGHMLRFLENHDEQRIASKDFAGNPRAAIPAMTVSATLATGPVMLYFGQDVGEPAHGSEGFSGEDGRTTIFDYWGVPEHQKWMNGGKFDGGKLSTEQKQLQDFYVRLLTLSSQSEAIRRGRFYELQDANNLDAQYNQRQLYTYLRFTDKQRLLIVANFSPDKTYRPTLRLPKEALQLMGLEASQFYTYTELLNQAPPVETLNLTLAPQSAYIFEIKPKK is encoded by the coding sequence ATGAAACTACTGCTACTTCCCGTGGCGGCCCTTTCCGCGGGGCTGGCTCTTCTTTCGCCTTCTCTTTCGACTGCGCCTACCCCTGTGCCCGTGGCTGACCTTCTTCCTCCTTCGGATCCCAACACCACTGACGAACAACCCCAGGATCATAAGCTGGTGATTTACCAGTTGATGACGCGCCTGTTCGGCAACAAAACGGCCGTGAACAAGCCTTACGGCACGCTCCAGGAGAACGGCGTGGGCAAGTTCAACGACATCAACAACACGGCCCTGCAGGCCATCCGGAAGATGGGGGCCTCGCACGTGTGGTTTACCGGCGTGCTGGAGCACGCCACCATGACCGATTACACCAAGCACGGCATTGCCCTCGACGACGCCGACGTGGTGAAAGGCCGCGCCGGTTCGCCCTACGCCATCAAGGACTACTACGACGTGGACCCCGACCTGGCCGTGAACGTCAAGAACCGCATGCAGGAGTTCGAGGCCCTGGTCAAGCGCACCCACGACAACAACCTCAAAGTCATTATCGACTTCATTCCCAACCACGTAGCCCGTACTTACAAGTCGGATGCGCGGCCCAAGGGAGTGGTTGATTTGGGGGAGAAGGACAACACAACCAAAGCCTTCCTACCCAATAACAACTTCTACTACCTGCCCGGCAAGTCGTTTGTGGTGCCGGCCGGCTACAATCCGCTGGGCCCGCTAACTGGCCCGCGCGAAGACAAGAAGTTTCAGGAAGTGCCCGCCAAAGCTACCGGCAACGACGTGTTTTCGGAGGCGCCCAAGGTGGACGACTGGTTTGAAACCATCAAGCTCAACTACGGCGTCGACTACCAGAACGGCCGCGCCAAGCACTTCACGCCTACCCCGGATACCTGGCTGAAGATGCGCGACATCCTTATCTTCTGGACCAAGAAGAACGTAGACGGCTTCCGCTGCGACATGGCCGAAATGGTGCCCGTAGAGTTCTGGGCCTGGGTGATTCCGGAGCTGAAGAAGGTAAACCCCAACCTGATTTTTATTGGGGAAGCCTACGACGCCAAAACCTACCGGATGTACATCGAGCAGGGCCACTTCGACTACCTGTATGATAAAGTAGGCCTTTACGACGGCCTGCGCCGCCTCATGCGTGGCGAGGGCACCACCGACGATATCACCAAGGTTTGGAAGGAGGAAAGCCGCGGCTTCTCGGGCCACATGCTGCGCTTCCTGGAAAACCACGACGAGCAGCGCATTGCCTCCAAAGACTTTGCCGGCAACCCCCGGGCTGCCATTCCGGCCATGACGGTGTCGGCTACCCTGGCTACGGGCCCGGTAATGCTGTACTTCGGGCAGGATGTGGGCGAGCCGGCCCACGGCTCGGAAGGCTTCTCGGGCGAGGACGGCCGCACGACCATCTTCGACTACTGGGGCGTACCGGAGCACCAGAAATGGATGAACGGCGGCAAGTTCGACGGGGGCAAGCTCAGCACCGAGCAGAAGCAGCTGCAGGATTTTTACGTGCGCTTGCTTACCCTCAGCAGCCAGAGCGAGGCCATCCGCCGGGGCCGTTTCTATGAGCTACAGGACGCCAACAACCTCGATGCCCAGTACAACCAGCGCCAGCTCTACACCTACCTGCGCTTCACCGACAAGCAGCGCCTGCTCATCGTGGCCAACTTCAGCCCCGACAAAACCTACCGGCCTACCCTGCGCCTGCCCAAGGAAGCTCTGCAGCTGATGGGCCTTGAGGCCTCGCAGTTCTACACCTACACTGAGCTACTCAACCAGGCCCCACCCGTGGAAACGCTCAACCTGACCCTGGCCCCGCAGAGCGCCTACATCTTCGAAATCAAGCCGAAAAAGTAG
- a CDS encoding MFS transporter, which yields MATSVAAAPTGTHEKPRLSFWQIWNMSFGFLGIQFGFALQNANVSRIFETLGGTEIALYWLAAPLTGMLVQPIIGYMSDRTWSPRWGRRRPFFLIGAILASLALFVMPNVSALWMAVGMLWIMDSSINISMEPFRALVGDLLPGDQRTTGFAAQTFFIGVGAVVASSLPWMFTNWFGIANTAPAGQIPPSVKYSFYIGGVAFFSAVLWTVLTTKEYPPADLAEFEAEKRRTAGIANGFRESFAGIFHMPKTMAQLAIVQFFSWLALFSMWIYTTPAVTSHIYHTTDATSKVYNEGADWVGVCFAVYNGISAVAALLLPVIARATSRRVTHLLCLMAGGLGLISIYFIQDPKLLLLSMVGVGFAWASILSVPYAMLAGALPANKMGYYMGVFNFFIVIPQVVAGLILGFFTKNIFGGESVYTLIVGGVSMIIAGVLTLIVHDSDEVRLPADAADLRAPSPAYDAPLETDPRV from the coding sequence ATGGCTACCAGCGTAGCGGCCGCTCCCACCGGCACCCACGAAAAACCCCGCCTGAGCTTCTGGCAAATCTGGAATATGAGCTTCGGCTTCCTGGGCATTCAGTTTGGCTTTGCTCTCCAGAACGCTAACGTCAGCCGCATTTTTGAAACGCTGGGCGGCACCGAAATAGCCTTGTATTGGCTGGCCGCCCCCCTAACGGGTATGCTGGTTCAGCCCATTATCGGCTACATGTCGGACCGCACCTGGAGCCCGCGCTGGGGCCGGCGGCGGCCGTTCTTTCTGATCGGGGCTATTCTGGCCTCCCTGGCCCTGTTTGTGATGCCCAATGTGTCGGCGTTGTGGATGGCAGTAGGCATGCTTTGGATCATGGATTCCAGCATCAACATCAGCATGGAGCCCTTCCGGGCCTTGGTAGGCGACTTGCTGCCCGGCGACCAGCGCACGACGGGCTTTGCAGCGCAAACGTTTTTTATTGGGGTAGGAGCCGTGGTAGCGTCGTCGCTGCCCTGGATGTTTACCAACTGGTTTGGCATTGCTAATACGGCCCCCGCCGGCCAAATCCCGCCTTCCGTGAAATACTCCTTTTACATTGGGGGAGTAGCCTTTTTCTCGGCGGTGCTCTGGACGGTGCTTACCACTAAAGAGTACCCCCCGGCTGACCTGGCCGAGTTTGAGGCGGAGAAGCGCCGCACGGCCGGCATTGCCAACGGATTCCGGGAGTCGTTTGCCGGCATCTTCCACATGCCCAAAACAATGGCCCAACTGGCTATTGTACAGTTCTTTTCCTGGCTGGCGCTGTTCTCGATGTGGATTTACACCACGCCGGCCGTTACCAGCCACATCTACCACACCACGGATGCTACCTCGAAGGTTTATAATGAAGGCGCCGACTGGGTAGGCGTTTGCTTTGCAGTGTACAACGGCATATCGGCAGTGGCGGCCTTGTTGCTGCCGGTTATTGCCCGCGCTACCAGCCGCCGGGTTACTCACTTGCTGTGCCTCATGGCGGGCGGTTTGGGCCTGATTTCCATCTATTTTATTCAGGACCCCAAGCTGCTGCTGCTGTCTATGGTAGGCGTGGGGTTTGCCTGGGCTTCCATTCTGAGCGTGCCATACGCCATGCTGGCCGGGGCCCTGCCCGCCAACAAAATGGGCTACTATATGGGCGTGTTCAACTTCTTCATCGTTATTCCACAGGTAGTGGCGGGGCTTATTTTAGGCTTCTTTACCAAAAACATTTTTGGCGGCGAATCCGTGTACACGCTTATCGTAGGGGGCGTTTCGATGATTATTGCCGGGGTGCTGACGCTAATTGTGCACGACTCCGACGAGGTACGCCTGCCCGCTGACGCCGCTGACTTACGGGCTCCTTCGCCTGCCTACGATGCGCCCCTAGAAACCGACCCGCGGGTGTAA
- a CDS encoding glycosyltransferase has protein sequence MVFPVIFFGLFFGIYAFILVLLVWPRRRLVPPANRPRVSILIAARNEEATIIRCLTALTKLNYPAEQLEILIGDDASTDNTAAIIEQFIADKPQFRLLSVRHRLGMARGKSNALAHLCRAATADYLLFTDADMALHPDWVQTMLAAAPAGVGIVTGITTAEGNLFGRLQGLDWLFGLSLIRVLTDMGLPITAVGNNMLVTRAAYESIGGYEALAFSITEDLQLFEKVVAQGWGYRNIIAPSALGISVAQPTLYCLLHQRKRWMKGAVRLPWQLTLLFSSYSLFYTVLGWPGLLPLGTVGALYAAKVACQTLYLAITLRQAGHRENLAVLVLYDVYLLFMSLAVLVYTWWPSAIQWKERRYRWAEG, from the coding sequence ATGGTGTTTCCTGTAATCTTCTTCGGCCTGTTTTTCGGGATATACGCCTTTATACTAGTGCTGCTGGTGTGGCCGCGCCGCCGGCTGGTACCGCCCGCCAACCGTCCGCGCGTGAGCATCCTGATTGCCGCCCGCAACGAAGAGGCTACCATCATTCGCTGCCTTACGGCCCTAACCAAGCTAAACTACCCAGCCGAGCAGCTGGAAATTCTTATCGGCGACGATGCTTCCACGGACAACACGGCAGCCATCATCGAGCAATTCATTGCCGACAAGCCCCAGTTTCGGCTCCTTTCTGTTCGGCACCGTTTGGGCATGGCCCGGGGCAAGAGCAACGCCCTGGCCCACCTCTGCCGCGCCGCCACCGCCGACTACCTCCTGTTCACCGACGCCGACATGGCTCTGCACCCCGATTGGGTCCAGACCATGCTGGCCGCCGCGCCCGCGGGCGTAGGTATTGTAACGGGCATCACCACCGCCGAGGGCAACCTTTTCGGGCGCCTGCAGGGCCTGGACTGGCTGTTTGGCCTGAGCTTGATTCGGGTGCTGACGGATATGGGGCTACCCATCACGGCCGTAGGTAACAACATGCTCGTGACCAGGGCCGCTTATGAGTCTATTGGTGGGTACGAGGCACTAGCCTTCAGCATCACCGAAGATTTGCAGCTGTTTGAGAAGGTAGTGGCGCAGGGGTGGGGCTACCGCAACATCATTGCTCCCAGCGCCTTGGGTATTTCGGTGGCCCAACCCACCTTGTATTGCCTGCTGCACCAGCGCAAGCGCTGGATGAAGGGAGCCGTGCGCCTACCCTGGCAGCTCACGTTGCTGTTCAGCTCCTACAGCCTGTTTTATACGGTACTGGGGTGGCCGGGCCTGCTGCCCCTGGGTACGGTGGGGGCGTTGTACGCGGCGAAAGTGGCGTGCCAGACGCTTTACCTGGCCATTACGTTGCGCCAAGCCGGGCACCGCGAGAACCTGGCCGTGCTGGTGCTCTACGACGTGTATCTGCTGTTTATGTCGCTGGCGGTGCTGGTGTACACCTGGTGGCCATCAGCTATTCAGTGGAAGGAGCGGCGTTACCGCTGGGCTGAAGGGTAG
- a CDS encoding M16 family metallopeptidase, giving the protein MTRNQLLLLGLGASLAFQSAQAQQKPATKPATVTKAPAATAGGARLVEKVTRKGSEVVIPYEKYVLPNGLTVIVTEDHSDPLVHVDVTYHVGSAREQIGKSGFAHFFEHMMFQGSDHVADEQHFKTVTAAGGTLNGSTNRDRTNYYETVPSNQLETALWLEADRMGFLLDAVTQPKFENQRSTVKNERGQNYDNRPYGLASENVSRTLYPYGHPYSWMTIGYLEDLDRSNVDDLKNFFLRWYGPNNATLTVGGDVKPQDVVRLAEKYFGPISKGPAVAAQKLPAPKLTQDRYVSYTDNVRFPMLQMVFPTVPNGHPDEYALEALSEIIGQGKNSLLYKNLIKPQQALQAQAYNNSSELSGEFTMVTLPFPGKGLDSLESQVRRTLAEFERTGATAEQVARFKASTEAQVVNSLASVSGKVSQLAANQTYFGNPNRLPEELKRLRAVTPAEVNRVYNQYIKGKKAVILSVLPKTGGAPAKPDNYTVSKEGYQAPDYGYAGLTYVKPTDTFDRSKQPKAGTNPVVQVPQVWQSSLDNGLRLMGTRNAEIPTATILLTIRGGHRLEQTDPNKAGIAALTASMLNEGTEKYTSEQFSSELDKLGSTIRVSAGEDNTTIYVQSLTKNLPATMKLLEERLLRPRFDAADFARIKKQTLEGIANQSTQPVVIADKTFARLIYGPANIMNVPSSGTTATVTGLTLDDVKQFYQQNYAPNVSYLVAVGDVDQATLTNQTAFLKNWQKKDVRLPASAQATQPDKTRIYFVNKDGAAQSEIRVGYLTPLTYDATGDFYRAYLSNYILGGAFNSRINLNLREDKGYTYGARSGFQGSRYVGPYTASAGVRADATAASVKEFMKEIQNYRNGITDEELQFLQASVGQSDALRYETGQQKAAFLSRLLEYDLSKDYVQQQSTILKNLKKEDVQGIAQKYLPADNMYIVVVGDRAKSFPGLSELGYEVVELDADGNRVAAPAAATPTAPAVSVTPPAENEKMKIKTKDADGKKEKRKAKKDKEDTK; this is encoded by the coding sequence ATGACTCGCAACCAGTTGTTGCTGCTTGGCCTGGGGGCCTCGCTGGCGTTCCAGTCGGCTCAGGCGCAGCAGAAGCCTGCCACCAAGCCCGCTACCGTTACCAAAGCTCCGGCAGCTACGGCTGGCGGCGCCCGCCTCGTGGAGAAAGTAACCCGCAAAGGTTCCGAGGTAGTAATTCCTTACGAGAAGTACGTGCTGCCCAACGGCCTGACGGTTATCGTGACCGAAGACCACTCCGACCCCTTGGTGCACGTAGACGTGACCTACCACGTGGGTTCGGCCCGGGAGCAGATTGGCAAGTCGGGCTTTGCCCACTTCTTTGAGCACATGATGTTCCAGGGCTCCGACCACGTAGCCGACGAGCAGCACTTCAAAACGGTAACGGCCGCCGGCGGTACCCTCAACGGCTCCACCAACCGCGACCGGACCAACTACTACGAAACCGTACCGAGCAACCAGCTAGAGACGGCCCTGTGGTTGGAAGCCGACCGCATGGGCTTTTTGCTGGATGCCGTAACGCAGCCGAAGTTCGAAAACCAGCGCTCTACGGTGAAAAACGAGCGGGGCCAGAACTACGACAACCGGCCTTATGGCCTGGCGTCGGAAAACGTGTCGCGCACGCTCTACCCCTACGGCCACCCGTATTCCTGGATGACCATCGGCTACCTCGAAGACCTGGACCGCTCCAACGTCGACGACCTGAAGAACTTCTTCCTGCGCTGGTACGGCCCCAACAACGCGACCCTCACCGTGGGCGGCGACGTGAAGCCCCAGGACGTGGTGCGCCTGGCCGAGAAGTACTTCGGCCCCATCAGCAAAGGTCCGGCCGTGGCCGCCCAGAAGCTGCCCGCTCCCAAGCTCACCCAGGACCGCTACGTAAGCTACACGGACAACGTGCGCTTCCCGATGCTGCAGATGGTGTTCCCGACGGTGCCCAACGGCCACCCCGATGAGTACGCCCTCGAAGCACTGTCCGAAATCATCGGCCAGGGCAAAAATTCCCTACTCTACAAAAACCTGATTAAGCCTCAGCAGGCTTTGCAGGCCCAAGCCTACAACAACTCCTCGGAGCTTTCCGGCGAGTTTACTATGGTGACGCTGCCCTTCCCCGGCAAAGGCCTCGACAGCTTGGAAAGCCAGGTGCGTCGCACGTTGGCCGAGTTTGAGCGCACCGGCGCCACCGCCGAGCAGGTAGCCCGTTTCAAGGCTAGCACCGAGGCGCAGGTAGTGAACAGCCTGGCCAGCGTGAGCGGCAAGGTAAGCCAGCTAGCTGCCAACCAAACGTACTTTGGCAACCCCAACCGCCTGCCCGAGGAGCTCAAGCGCCTGCGCGCCGTGACGCCCGCCGAGGTAAACCGGGTGTATAACCAGTACATCAAAGGCAAGAAGGCCGTGATTCTGAGCGTATTGCCCAAGACGGGCGGCGCCCCGGCCAAACCCGACAACTACACGGTATCGAAGGAAGGCTACCAGGCCCCCGACTACGGTTACGCGGGCCTGACCTACGTAAAGCCAACCGATACCTTCGACCGGAGCAAGCAGCCCAAAGCGGGTACTAACCCCGTGGTGCAAGTGCCGCAGGTGTGGCAGTCGTCCCTGGATAACGGCCTGCGCCTGATGGGCACCCGCAACGCCGAAATTCCGACGGCAACGATTCTGCTGACCATCCGGGGTGGCCACCGCCTGGAGCAAACCGACCCCAACAAGGCCGGTATTGCCGCCCTGACGGCCAGCATGCTGAACGAAGGCACGGAGAAGTACACGTCGGAGCAGTTTAGCTCTGAGCTTGATAAGCTGGGTAGCACCATCCGCGTTTCGGCTGGCGAAGACAACACGACCATCTACGTGCAGAGCCTGACCAAGAACCTGCCCGCTACCATGAAGCTGCTGGAAGAGCGCCTGCTCCGCCCGCGCTTCGATGCCGCCGACTTCGCCCGTATCAAGAAGCAGACCCTGGAGGGCATTGCCAACCAGAGCACCCAGCCGGTGGTTATTGCCGACAAAACGTTTGCCCGCCTGATTTACGGTCCGGCTAACATCATGAACGTGCCTTCCAGCGGCACCACGGCCACCGTTACTGGCCTGACCCTGGACGACGTGAAGCAGTTCTACCAGCAGAACTACGCGCCCAACGTGAGCTACCTGGTGGCCGTGGGCGACGTGGATCAGGCGACGCTCACCAACCAGACGGCCTTCCTGAAAAACTGGCAGAAAAAGGATGTTCGTCTGCCCGCCAGCGCCCAGGCCACGCAGCCCGATAAAACCCGCATCTACTTCGTGAACAAGGACGGAGCTGCCCAGTCGGAAATTCGGGTGGGCTACCTTACCCCGCTCACTTATGATGCCACCGGCGACTTCTATCGCGCCTACCTCTCCAACTACATCCTGGGTGGGGCCTTCAACTCCCGCATCAACCTGAACCTGCGCGAGGATAAAGGTTACACCTACGGGGCCCGCTCGGGCTTCCAGGGCTCGCGCTACGTGGGCCCGTACACGGCTAGCGCCGGCGTGCGCGCCGATGCTACGGCGGCCTCGGTAAAGGAGTTCATGAAGGAAATCCAGAACTACCGCAACGGCATCACCGACGAAGAACTGCAGTTCCTGCAGGCTTCCGTGGGCCAGAGCGATGCCCTGCGCTACGAAACCGGCCAGCAAAAAGCGGCCTTCCTCTCGCGCCTGCTGGAGTACGATCTGTCGAAAGACTACGTGCAGCAACAGAGCACCATCCTGAAAAACCTGAAGAAGGAGGATGTGCAAGGCATTGCCCAGAAGTACCTGCCCGCCGATAACATGTACATCGTGGTAGTAGGCGACCGGGCGAAGTCCTTCCCCGGCCTCTCGGAGTTGGGCTACGAGGTAGTAGAACTGGATGCCGATGGCAACCGCGTGGCGGCTCCCGCCGCCGCTACCCCGACTGCACCAGCGGTTAGCGTAACCCCGCCGGCCGAGAATGAGAAGATGAAAATCAAGACCAAAGACGCCGACGGTAAAAAGGAAAAGCGCAAAGCCAAGAAGGACAAAGAGGACACCAAGTAA